A window of the Bufo gargarizans isolate SCDJY-AF-19 chromosome 1, ASM1485885v1, whole genome shotgun sequence genome harbors these coding sequences:
- the LOC122925131 gene encoding gastrula zinc finger protein XlCGF17.1-like, producing MTNQGEDLTIIKVEDEDEWMMDDPPCKTEVEEDIPGDVTTENPVKNSAENYMLSLNYKAEDEDIMQRSSGENFYVYPRLHRTSLVYNPIHHEEPSHDQSQIVSTSKGQKGGEMFHYGNEFAKISSLSTHRIHRGGKPYSCSECGKCFTNKSHLVLHLRCHTGEKPYSCSKCWKCFTDKSNLVKHERIHTGEKPYSCSECGKRFIDASSLGTHKRIHTGEKPYSCSLCGKCFTQKSNLVKHQKFHTGEKPYSCSECGKCFTDRSSLVTHERIHTGEKPYLCSECGKCFTHRSSLVSHQRSHTGEKPYSCSECGKCFTGRSHLVTHERNHTGEKPYSCLECGKMFTGKSRLVTHERIHTGEKPFSCS from the exons atgacaaatcagggggaagatctgacCATTATTAAAGTGGAAGATGAAGATGAGTGGATGATGGACGATCCTCCTTGCAAgactgaggtggaggaggacattccaggagatgtcaccacag AAAATCCCGTTAAGAATTCTGCAGAAAACTACATGTTATCACTAAATTATAAAGCAGAAGATGAAGATATCATGCAGCGCTCTTCGGGAGAAAACTTTTATGTATATCCAAGACTTCACAGGACATCTCTAGTATATAATCCCATTCATCATGAGGAACCTTCTcatgaccaatcacagattgtttCCACAAGTAAAGGTCAGAAAGGGGGTGAAATGTTTCACTATGGTAATGAGTTTGCAAAAATATCAAGTCTTTCTACACACCGAATTCACAGAGGGGGAAAGCCATActcttgttcagaatgtggaaagtgcTTTACAAACAAATCACATCTTGTTTTACATTtgagatgtcacacaggagagaagccatattcatgttcaaaaTGCTGGAAATGctttacagataaatcaaatcttgttaaacatgagagaattcacacaggggagaaaccatattcatgttcagaatgtgggaaacgttttATAGATGCATCAAGTCTTGGTacacataagagaattcacacaggagagaagccgtattcatgttcactttgtgggaaatgttttacacagaaatcaaatcttgttaaacatcagaaatTTCACaccggagagaagccatattcatgttcagaatgtgggaaatgttttacagacagATCaagtcttgttacacatgagagaattcacacaggagagaaaccgtatttatgttcagaatgtgggaaatgttttacacatagGTCAAGTCTTGTttcacatcagagaagtcacacaggagaaaagccatattcatgttcagaatgtgggaaatgttttacaggaaGATCACATCTTGTTACGcatgagagaaatcacacaggagagaagccatattcatgtttagaatgtgggaaaatgTTTACAGGAAAATCACGTCTTGTTACACacgaaagaattcacacaggagaaaagccattttcatgctcataA